In Deinococcus maricopensis DSM 21211, the sequence TCGACGCTGTCCCACTCCACCAGCAGCAGAAACTGATGGTCGTCCTCCACGCAGCGGCGCAGTTCGGTGCGCCGCTGCCCCGCCATGCCCTCAAGGAGGGGCCGGGCGCCCGCGAACGCGGTTAGGTCTGCCTGGCCGGGTTTCACGTTCAGGACCGCCATTTCCAGCACGCCCTCCGCGTCCGTGGTGCTCATGGCGTCATCTGCGTCACGCTGCGGCTCTTCCCGGCGCCCGCGACGATCTGGTTGATGACGCGCAGCCACGCCCGCGCGGACGCCTCCACCACGTCCGTGGCGACGCCCGTGCCGTGCACGCTCATCTCCCCGAACCGCGTATTCACGCTCACCTCGCCGAGCGACTCGGTGCCTTTCGTGACGGCCTGCACGCGGTAGATTTCCAGTTCCGGCGCGATGCCCGTCACGGCGTTGATCGCGTGGAAGATCGCTTCCACCGCGCCGTCCCCGCTCGCCGTCGCCTCGCGCGCCCCGTCGGGCGTGGTGAGGCGCACGAACGCCAGCGGTTGCAGGTCCGTGCCGCTGGTGATCTGGAACTTCTCCAGCGCGAACGCCTCGGGCACGTCCGCGCGGGCCTCCACCAGCGCGCGCAGGTCATCGGCGTAGATCTGCCCCTTGCGGTCCGCGAGGTCTTTGAAGCGCGCGAACAGGTCCTTCACGCGCTCGTCGCTGATGGTGTACCCCAGGTCCCCCAGGGCCTTGCGGAACGCTGCGCGGCCCGAGTGTTTCCCCATGACCAGCACGGCCGCCTCGCGCCCCACCAGTTCGGCGTTCATGATCTCGTACGTTTCGCGCGCCTTGATCACGCCGTCCTGGTGGATGCCGCTCTCGTGCGCGAACGCGTTGTCCCCGACGATGGCTTTGTTCGGCTGCACCGGCATGCCGCTCAGGCGGCTCACGAGGCGCGAGGAGCGGTACAGCTCGCGGGTGCGGATGCCCGTCTCGAACGCGTATACGTCGCGGCGCGTGTGGAACGCCATCACAATCTCCTCCAGGCTGGCGTTCCCGGCACGCTCCCCAATGCCGTTGATGGTGCACTCGATCTGCCGCGCGCCGCCCTCCGCTGCCGCGACGCTGTTCGCGACCGCCATGCCCAGGTCGTCGTGGCAGTGCGCGCTCAGGATCACGTGCGCCGGCAGCTCACCGCGCAGGAACGCGAACAGCGCGCGCATCTCCTCCGGCGTGGTGTACCCGACGGTGTCCGGCACGTTGATGGTCGTCGCGCCCGCGTCCACCACCGCCCGGAAGATGCGCGCCATGAACTGCGGGTCGCTGCGCGTCGCGTCCTCGGCGCTGAACTCCACGTCGTCCACGAACGACCGCGCGAACGTCACGGCTTCCACGGCGCGCTCCACCACCTGCTCCGGCGTCATGTTCAGCTTCTTGGCCATGTGGATCGGGCTGGTCGCGATGAACGTGTGGATGCGGGGCCGCTCGGCGTCCTCCACGGCGCGCGCCGCCGCCTCGATGTCCGCGCGGTTCGCGCGTGCCAGGCCCGCGATGATCGGGCCGCGCACCTCCCGCGCGATGCGCGACACGCCCTCCAGGTCCCCCGGCGACGCGATCGGGAAGCCCGCCTCGATAACGTCCACGCCCAGGCGGGCGAGCTGGTGCGCGATTTCCAGTTTCTGCGCGTGGTTCAGGGCCACGCCGGGGGACTGCTCGCCGTCACGTAAGGTCGTGTCGAAAATGCGGATGCGGTTCGCGTCAGTCATGGGTGTGCTCCTGTCGGGATGAGGGGCGGTAAAAGAAGACCCCCGGAGTTCTTCACTCCGGGGGCGGCTTGGCGTACGACCTTCTGACGCTTCACTCCCACCGGGTGAGCGTCAGAAGAAGTCGGCCGAACGCGTTCATTGCCCGCACTGTACCCGCTCGCCGCGCCCCGCAACGCAAGTTGTGTAGGAGAACAAGCGTTCGTGCTGCGCGCCCATACTCTATTTCCGCGCGTTCCGCCACAGCACATGCGTGCCGCGCCGCCCCGCGCAGACGCTATCCCTGACAACCGTGAACCACCGCACCCTCACCCTGACCGCCCTCATCGCCACCCTCACGCCCGCCGCGAGCGCCGCCACCCTCGTGGACTGCAGCAAGGACGCCCGCAACGTCCACTGCGCGCGCCCCGCCGACCTCGCCCAGAGCGCTGGCACCCTCGGCAGCGGCCCCGCCTTCTACCAGGGCGGCTCCACCGACGACGTCACCGGCGGGTTCGTCACCGCCGACGGCCGCACCTTCATCGGCGCCATCGAGACGCTCAGCGACACCGACGCGTTCGGCGCGATCATCGCCGTGGACCTCAACACCGGCGACCGCCGCCTGATCTCCGGCCGCCTGAACCAGCTCGAGCAGCGCGGCCGGGGCGTCATGA encodes:
- a CDS encoding 2-isopropylmalate synthase; protein product: MTDANRIRIFDTTLRDGEQSPGVALNHAQKLEIAHQLARLGVDVIEAGFPIASPGDLEGVSRIAREVRGPIIAGLARANRADIEAAARAVEDAERPRIHTFIATSPIHMAKKLNMTPEQVVERAVEAVTFARSFVDDVEFSAEDATRSDPQFMARIFRAVVDAGATTINVPDTVGYTTPEEMRALFAFLRGELPAHVILSAHCHDDLGMAVANSVAAAEGGARQIECTINGIGERAGNASLEEIVMAFHTRRDVYAFETGIRTRELYRSSRLVSRLSGMPVQPNKAIVGDNAFAHESGIHQDGVIKARETYEIMNAELVGREAAVLVMGKHSGRAAFRKALGDLGYTISDERVKDLFARFKDLADRKGQIYADDLRALVEARADVPEAFALEKFQITSGTDLQPLAFVRLTTPDGAREATASGDGAVEAIFHAINAVTGIAPELEIYRVQAVTKGTESLGEVSVNTRFGEMSVHGTGVATDVVEASARAWLRVINQIVAGAGKSRSVTQMTP
- a CDS encoding antibiotic biosynthesis monooxygenase family protein, producing MSTTDAEGVLEMAVLNVKPGQADLTAFAGARPLLEGMAGQRRTELRRCVEDDHQFLLLVEWDSVEAHKVGFRGRPAYASWRAQLHHFYAPFPVAQHDVSVPHA